The Flavivirga eckloniae genomic interval TAAATAACTTAAACGCTCAAGAATCTAAAGATTATATAGAATTTAACGACCGTAGAAATATGGTACACGGCGTATACCTGGGTTTAAACCTTAACTATGGAGAAATTGATAAAGCAGAAAGCTTCTCCTCTGCTTTTAAAGTGGCATATGTTGCCAATCAGCAATTTGAAGTCGGTTTTATTGCTGTTGGTTTTTATGGAGATTTAAACAGAGTTGGATTAGACGGAAACTCCAAAGATATAGGAGGGTTTTACGCTGGTTTACACTTAGAGCCCATACTATTTAGTAAATCTAAAGTAAACCTATCGTTTCCATTACTTATTGGAGGCGGTGCTGCAGCCTTAATAGAAGATAATACTGAAGAAGAGGTTGTTCTTGAAGATGACGATTGGGAACATCTTTTTGTTGCCGAACCTGGCGTTAATGTACTTTATAATATAAACCGATATATACAAATAGAAGCTGGTATAAAATATAGACTTACTAGTAAATTAGACTTTGACCCCGAGTACAATATTAAGAGAATCAATGGATTTTCTGGCGGAATAGGATTAAAAGTTGGTGTGTTTAACATGGGCAGAAATCGCTACAAAAAGAAATTAAAAAATGACAATTAAGAAAAAAACAAACGGCATGAATTCACAATATGTGCATTCCAAAAACAACAAAGTTTTTATAAAAATCGATAAAGAATCCAGTGAGTGGTATCCCATAAACTTTCAATGGATTCCTATTGTTGAACTTAACAAAAACATGAATAAATAGTTTGAAAATCATATTAATATCATTAATTAAAATGAAAAAAATCAATTTTATAGCCCTGACGCTCCTTTTTGGATTCATGACTTTATCATCATGTACTATAGATGTTATACGGGTAGATTCAGACGACTACATAACTACTCGAGATATTGATATTACCAATTACTCATCGGTAGAAATAGCTAATGGGTTTACGGCTCGCATTAAATTTTCCAACACAGAAGAGTCTATCAAAATAGAGGCTAATCATAATTTACACAATTATATTGTAGCCACTAAAAGAGATAATAAGTTGGTTATTCGATTTAAAAACAATTATGTAATTAGAGGTGAAGAAACACTTAATGTATATATTACCACAAAGTCTATTAATAATTTTACCGCAACTGCAGATTCTCAAATTTATTTAGACGATCTGTTAGTAGAAGATAACGTGAAAGTAAAAATAAGTGCAGATAGTGAGTTTTCTGGCGATATATATGCAGATTATTTATATTTATCGGCTACGGCAGATTCTAATATAGATTTAACCGGTTCGGTAAATATTCTGGATGCAAACCTTTCTGCAGATTCCAACCTTTATGGTTATGGTTTACAAGTTAAAGATTTAAAAATGAAAATGGTTTCAGATTGTGATACACATATTACGATAAACAAAACGATCGATATTGAAGCTGTTTCAGGCTGTACGCTAAGTTATAAAGGTAATGCAACTATTGTTCATCAAATAGTAAAAGCTGATTCTAGGGTTATTAGAGTGGATTAGAAATTCATTTTCTTGTTTCGAAATTATCCATCCAATTAAATTTAATTTGCTTTGTAATT includes:
- a CDS encoding GIN domain-containing protein; its protein translation is MKKINFIALTLLFGFMTLSSCTIDVIRVDSDDYITTRDIDITNYSSVEIANGFTARIKFSNTEESIKIEANHNLHNYIVATKRDNKLVIRFKNNYVIRGEETLNVYITTKSINNFTATADSQIYLDDLLVEDNVKVKISADSEFSGDIYADYLYLSATADSNIDLTGSVNILDANLSADSNLYGYGLQVKDLKMKMVSDCDTHITINKTIDIEAVSGCTLSYKGNATIVHQIVKADSRVIRVD